GGGGTTAGGGTGCTCATCAGCGGGTGAAGCCGACGCCAGACTCACATTTCATCTCACTATATAAGCTCTTTTTCCGGCGCTGTGTCCTCCATTTGTGTAGCTTCATCTTGGATGAGTGCTTACATTCTGGCACCTGGTCACTATTGGCTGGTGGCTACAGACCCGCTGCCCAAAGATCGATGCCCAGAAACGTCctgaacacaacaaaacaaggCGATACAGGCCGAGAGCAGCAGATGTAGACACCCCCACACACTTCTAGCTGGTCAcaagtgataataataataaactttatctATATAGCACTTTTCTGCACAGAGTTACAAAGTGTTCAATTAAATCCAGACAtgttaaaatgagaataaaaaccaaagaacatgcacacaaacgATTGAGAGATTTGAGATGTTTTTATATGAATCTATATGTTGTTTTAGAAAATTCCTAcatgttttacctttttagaGTTGCTGAACCTAATTTCCATGATCTCATCTGTCGTTTCAGTCCTTCTAGTGTCTAAAGAGTGAACACAGCATTATTAGAgtttggcaaaaacaaaatccaattCAAAGATACCAGTTAAGTGTCTCATCAACACTGGCCTCCAAAAAGTCTCATTAGTTTAGTTGTGAATTAAAAGGAGGAGTAAAGAAAACCCACCAAaccaaatgatgatgatgatgaagggaaGTCTtgggtctgctgctgcagtatgTTGTTCCTTTATCATCCCTCATCGTTCCCGCATGCCCGTCGctcagtgtgtttgcatctgtTTGATTTTCCCAGATCGGCTCTGGCCTCGGCTCACCAGGGTCAGCCTTTACCCAAAACCCTCAGCGTGATGGAGAGCACGCCGCAGGTCCGAGGCATGcacaccatcatcaggtcaggaaacacactcacacactcctttCACAAAACGCACCCTCGTAAGTCAAAGAGAAACGTATGTTATACTTGGGGGCTCCTACCCCGAACCATCTCCTACCGTCTTCTTAGCAGAGACACCATCTTTTTTCATCCTGCTTGCTcctgacctctgtgtgtctgtgtaggaACAAGGAGACAAACAGAGATGAGTTCATCTTCTACTCCAAGAGATTAATGAGGCTTCTGATAGAACATGCGCTCTCCTTCCTGCCACTCAAggtgaggttgttttttttttttgtctgtctggaAGAGTGAAGAtctttgacaaaatgtttttttacaattttcctgttttgcttcttcttcttcgtcctTGTTTCCTGCGTCCAGCCGGTTTCCGTGGAGACGCCCCAGGGTGGCATCTATGAGGGCAAAAGGCTCAGCGGTAAAAGAGTGAGTCTGCCTTCGTTTCTATTCATGTTGTTGCTATTAAGGTAACGTTAAATCGTCTTTTAGGTCGCCAAACTCAAGTCCAGTCTCTGTGGCACCTTAACCAGGCCGCAGTGTAGCCGTTAGTGTCAAAACTAGGGAGGATTTCTTAGGAAACAAATAAAGCACATTTCAAATCTAAAGTAGCAACTTAATGCCCCTTTTGTGGTATTATTACAGcaagaaaactaaaataatattactattttgtttagtttttttgaaataaataaactatagaAACATGGAAACCCCTGTTGCATAGTCCAAATGATGCAGTGAAAGATTTGTCAGGGTGAGAAACCCAATTTTGCATTTATCAGAGTGTGAAGACCTgagactttttcttttactgctcTCAGATCCAGATGAGCTGCACAGCCTCTGGAAACATGaccaaaatgtgtgtttttgtagatCACAGGAGTTTCTATCctgagagcaggagagaccaTGGAGCAGGCTCTGATGGCCGTGTGCAAAGACATCAGACTGGGAAAGATCCTCATCCAGACCAACCATGACACGGGGGAACCAGAGGTATGTGAGTCCCAGACGCAACAAcctgtgtttcttttatgtCTGTTGTCACATCTAGTGTGAAGTAAATTTAAAGTCCTTAAGAAGTATTACAGTCTTAAGTTCTGTCTGGGGaggttttaaatattcattaagTGCGCAAATCCACTCCGAACGCAAACATTTAAACTTTCTTTAACTCGTCCAGTTATACTTCTGaatatgtttatatgtatgtgCACGAcgatattttcacatttaattgtGAAATTGGCCTTAAATTGAATTACACTTTGGTAttaaaaagtctaaagtcttaAATTCTTGTTAGACACTCTTTGTCATGTCTTTGAACAACATCATTCGGCTGCTTTCGCTCTGCTTATTGTGTATTTCAGTAtaatagacttttttttgtattgatttgATCATTTAATCTTGTCACGTATTGATTCAGGATGTCAATATGAGAATATCTGCACATTTTGAATGCTGTTTACTGTCTGGTGTGGTTCTTCTAGCTTCACTACCTCCGCCTGCCCAAAGACATCAGCGAGGACTACGTCATCCTGATGGACAGCACCGTGTCCACCGGGGCCGCTGCTCTCATGGCTGTCAGAGTGCTGCTGGTAGGTCTACAGCACGGATCTGTGAATGTCCGCTCATGTTTTATCAATCAATATGTTTGCTCAGAGGTGAGCTGGAAAAAATGATCACTGCTGAGAAATTAAGCTTGGAATcgactgtttctgttttaatgaagATAAACTGGTGAATGTTTTTGGTCAGTCATGATGGAAACCAGTCCATTTTTTAATGAGCACTGAGttccccccttttttcctctACAGGATCACGATGTCGCGGAGGATAAGATCTTCCTGTTGTCCCTGCTAATGGCAGAGATGGGTGTCCACTCGGTGGCCTACGCCTTCCCTAAAGTCCGTATAATCACCACGGCCGTGGACAAGGAGGTCAACGACCAGTTCCACATCATACCAGGCATCGGTGAGGAGGTTTCACTTTCACCTCGGCTGGTTTTCCCTCATTTATCATCAGGGAGAATTAAGTAGCACAACAATTAAACCATAATTATATAGTTTTAAATCAGCTGGCTGCATTGAAATCCTTCAGGACAACATAATCAGTAatcattactttattcttatttttgcATATTGTTGTATTTCTACCTTTTTATTAACTCTAAATGACAAATGTACCGTATGGTGAAGTGGACAGTGTTCGTTTGATAGCctatattatattttagttaATTACTAATTGCTATGatggaaaaagggaaaatgttgATACTTCTTATTTCCAGTGAAAACCATATTAACCTTCCTCTTACTAAATCATTTGAACTGAACTACAAaccttctgtcttttctcatttttacctgcttttacttttcttttatttctattttttttttttttgtggtttctaCAGGTAATTTTGGAGATCGCTACTTCGGCACAGATGCACCGTCAGACTTGTGTGAAAGCGACGAAGGGATGGACCTCTGAGGACGGGACGCCGGAGGGTTGTTACAAAAGCACTTACAGCCGTGAAAGCGAAGTCAGAAAGACCCTCCGCCATCCGTCTGCTTCCTGTGAACGGTCCAAGTGCCACGAGCTAAGTGGAGATTTCCATTCGTGCCAGGCAGCATTCAGTCCATTCGCCATTCAAGTTTACAGCAAAAGTCCGAAGGGGCCAAAGTTTAGTGTTACCAGTTGTAATTATTCCACTGCAAtctcaagagtgtgtgtgtgtgctgtgccaACTTAAGCTACCTGTTACGGAAAAATGCTTGACTACGATGTAAATAACCAgtaatgtgttttcctttttgtttgacgTCGACACGTTTGGATTCACACACCGTCAGTTTACTGCAAGAGCCTTAAAAAGCTTTTGAGTTCCTCTCAGGATTTTCAGAAACCAGATATTGTTGAGAGGAGAATGTGACCGGCGTGTGACGTTGGCTGGGAAAGATTCGGCTAGAGCTCTGCTCAGTTTGGAATCCTTGCTTTGCTTCACGGCGTTCAATCACTCCCCTGCTTCCTGTCCCATCGGAAAATAATCGAATCAATTGTTTTGCACAAAGACATAACCGGAGAACAACACCTCGTCTGTTAGGACAAGTTTCAGGCACAAGTATGGGATGTTTAGGGGAGGAAGTTTCATGTTTAGTTAGCGGTGTACTGtgattttgcttcttttttttttttttattttagcttaAAGCTTTTTGTGTTAATGTATTACAGCTTCGCTCTGCTGAtgaagctgcagctgtctgTACTGTAAAATGTATATGATCTCAGGCAAGGAACAACAAACACTCTACTTGAACAGGAAGACCGACTGATGATGAAGGGAAACGGTCAAATATTGTTGGAtttatgtggtttttttttacaccagtAGGTCACCACAGCAATAACACAGAGATACTTTACTTCTTCCTTCTTTTAAACTGACATGTACCGCGCTCTGATATTATTCCACTTGGCTCCAGCTGCTAACTGAGTCATCGTGCAGCTTTGCAGATGCTTCTTGTCGCATTGCTTTCGAGTCTTTGTGCAGAAGCTGCTGGTGTGACGCCCTGAGCGGccaaaagggaaaaagaaaatctgataATCTTATAGACCAGGAGACCAAATAACACCAAGTGTTCTGGCCGGTGGTCAAATTGTCAcgatttaaaacaaaactacagCACTTGTGTTAACGTAAGATATTCCAATTAGCTTTGTCATGGGCTTAAAGGAGCATTTCATGTATTCTTAGAGTTTTTCTGGATATAATACATAAACTGGCCTCTACTGGACATTATTACTTTATTGTGGTAACcatgtttgctgctgcttttggcCGTTTTattccaaatgtttttatttatttattgtgtttttcacagCCATTTTATCCAAGTTACATTACCAATGAAgtactgtttttaatgttattacaCTGAGCTCGTGCAGACACACGTTCACTGCCCAGATCATCAGGTTTATTTTAATCGTTGATGATGGCTGTGTTCCCTTCAGGTGCTCTAAAAGGCCTCTCTGTCTTTACTGGTGCAGCTAAATGGAACACATCTTTTatcaagagagaaaaacactctTGCTTCAATTGTTCTTGCAAACTTTATGCAAACTTACACGTGTGATTACAACTTTAACAGCACATCACGTGTATCTGTTACTCACATTAAGTGAAAGTCAACATGTCTTTTTGTGAGAGACGTGttggtttgtctttgtttggttCCACTTCACTCGTACAGAATAAAGAAGATATCTTAAAATGACAACTGGTGCTGCCATTTTGTTTGTAGTCCTGGGGTCGGCCACAGGAGGGCAGCAAACTACACAATGTGCGGAAGTGACGCACGCTGCAGTCCTTGTGATGCCTTCCAGGGCTGTAGGAAATACGCGTTTTTACTTTGTGCGGTGTCGATTTAAGAGCTAACGGAGCCAAAGAACAAAGTAAGTGCACAATTTTCACTCTTTACAAGAAAGAAAAGTAGATTCACTCACAGTAAACGAATAAACACAAGTGAGGAACATTTTTTTatggtgtttatttttttttcttgcagctATTTGTACAAATATGTTGCTAAATTCGCAGCAGATGTACTATTTTAGCTCTTGCTTGTCATTAAATGCGTTTTAACCATTGAGCTTGCAGTGTAGCAACATGTTGCCATCATAATAGAGAGGGAAATTAATTTTACATAGTTTGGGTAAAACTTTATTTGGAGCAATTAGTTATAAAAAGTCATAGATATTGAAAATTCTCCACAATAAAGTCTGCACATGGGTTCAACACAAAGTACTCTTGGTTTCTAAAATTGCTGGAGAGCTTCTCGAAACCTCCGCCTGTCGTTATAATTTACAAGTACTTGACTGTTTTTACTATttgacaaaaatgcaaaattcGGAGCCGAAGCGGGGccgtgaaggcagcagcagcgcaCTCGGAGGAGCCGGGCTCATTCACAGGCATGTTGCACATTTAACTTACATTTACTGCGACGTAGCGACTGTTTGTAGACATTAAAGTTGGTGGTTGTGTGTCTGAGTATGTGGCAGCTCAGTTGTCTCTCAGTTTTATCCTCAAACAGTTCCCTAAATGCGTGAAACCCCTCAGAATAGCGACGTGAGAAGTTGTTTTGAACAGCGCCGTAAGATTTACTTGGAGTGTTAGCTGATTAGCCAGAAGGAGACCGAACTGCATTCAGAAACTTGAGAGTTTAAACTTTCCATGGTTGTTTCTAACTGTATGGATCAGCCAGTATCTAATTTATAATTTTTCCTGAACTCTTTAAAGCCACTCTTCAATTCGGCGTTGACAGAACTCCGACAATGacacaacttaaaaaaaaatgtaaccttGTACAATAATTACTAAGCCATTTCGTCCAATGGGATGTGTTAGCTAgccatttaaaaatgtttttaaaacgCTCTCATCGTGTCAAAAACCGTGtgatctataaaaaaaaaaaggtctttatTAACTCGTGTTTTACAGGCTTAGCTGACGGATCTCCGTACAggaaatgttgattttaataaAGTAGCAACATCCAACAGCCTGAAAGAAACAGACTAACCCTTAATTAACCCTGTTAAATAAAGCCGGACTCTAATTGACAATATAACGTAACCTATTAGCAGGGTGGCTTGATTTGAGTCACGTTGCCTGCCGGTGGGCGGGGCAGGTGAGAGATAAAATCTAGTTTTTTAGGAAAGGGTTTTGTAagtcttgtgttttctctccaggaGGGAGGATGGCCGGCCTGTGGAGATCCTACCAGGCCTTGATGAACAAATACCCCTGGACAGTGCAGATAGTGACTGCTGGTAAGAATAATTCAACACACACTTGTACCCAACAGCTCCTCTGAAGATGCAACTGATTTTCAAAAAAGTTTAGCAACAAGGATGTGCAGAAATGTTCTGGTTTTTTGCACATAAACTCAATTTTTGGTGGCCATAAAGTGAGCGTAAACAAAGATAAACACAGTGGGCTTAAACTTTTTCAACCTTTGGTCCCATTTCCTGACCTTTGCTCCAGTTTGGAGGGCGCCTCAGTGTCAGAATCAACAAAGAGGAACGGTCTCTGACTGGAGTGATCAGGATCTCTCTCTGGTCGACGCACTGAGCACCGTGCAACAAACACTATCAATATGAACGTAAAGTGgatgaaagtgtgaaaatacAAAACCCTTGCTGAAAATGTGAGCTTTCTCATGAAGCAAATGTGAAACCTGGATGTTTAGACTCTTAGTCATCCTGTAAATTGCTTATTTTGACAGTTTCTGTCAATCCTACACATTAATTTTaaggttttacatttttagagtACAATAACAAATACCCAATGGATTTATCAATACTGGAAATAGTTGTTGCAGCACTAATAAGCTCTAACTTATTAGAAAGTGATGAGAGGGAAGCCTTCAGTTTGGGCAGTTTCCCAAACAGCCTGAAGTTGGTGACACGTAGGGCAGCATTTTCAGGTGCAGAAAGCATGTTGGAGCTGTTGTTTCTCTACAGATATGACTGCATCTGAACATGCTGTTACTGCAAAACATACTTCCTCCTGTTGTCTAAATATCTGAGTTACTACTTCATGTtcagttcatgttttatgtgctgAGAAATGCACTTTACTGTTTGGTGCTTCTGCCTGCAGTGCAGCTAGTTCACCACTAGATGGAGGCAGCGCTCACCAGTTTGATGCAGCTCAGGTGTGACAGAAGGTCCCTCACCTGCTGCCAGCAGTGACTGAATGGAACCACATTTACTTCAGCACACCTGTACTTCACTTCACTGTACTACTCTACAGTGGAGTTCTACTTCACtgcatctcagagggaaatattgtggTTTTTACTTCACTGCATCACTTTTCACCCAGTAGGAACCAAAGTATCTAAACCAGCTCCACACTGACAAACTGCaagattaaaatattaaaatgaatatttagaATAATAGTCTGTAACAATACAATGTTGTGAGAGGAGCCATTCTGCATGATGAGTACTTTTTGATACTTATATACTCTTCAAACCTGTTAACACTGGACTAAATTTAATCAgacaaaaactaataataaaaaaaaactgatataGGTGATATTTAAAAAGTGAGAAATGAAGCAGAACGAGAATATTGAAAACTGACAGTCATGTTTCACAGCAgatcattttatataaaagtcTGAAGGATCAGAGTCGGAGATCCTTtacatttatagaaaaaattaaactttttaGTCACGGAAAGTCATTGAACAGTCCGGGGACTTTACGTTTGAGTCTTAATGAAGCTATGATGTAAATACAGACTTCTCTCGTAGCTGCAGTGAAAACTTCACTGTTCCACAGGAATAACGTCACCTGTGTCCTGAGTCTGTCTCCCGTTCGCCCTCCAGGCTCCTTAGTGGGTGTTGGTGATGTCATCTCCCAGCAGCTGATCGAGAGGAGGGGATTGGCTCATCACAACGTGCGGCGGACGGCCAAGATGATGAGTGTCGGTTTCTTCTTTGTGGTGAGTGGCGTCCTCTTGACTCTTTGTTGTGATCGTTCGACTTTATTATCATACGTGAGACGCTCTTCTCCAATTATACTGCAAACCTTTGTCTTTAAAGCAACATGTTGACGGCACACTGACTTGTGATTAAAAAGAAAGTATTCCCTTCAGAATATTTTGGCTTTTGTTACAACAGTGCGGTAACGTCACCCTGCGTTGCTCAGATATGAACAGAAGTGTGCTGTAATTACCTTAAGTagctttaatttgaattaaCCTATTATGAGTAAATATGAAATAGTTCCTGgctgctcacagctgcagtACCACATGATATACATGATTATATAAAGCTGAACAAAGAGTAATAGTTAAATCTGATTTAGATTCTAACATTGTGCTGAAAGCTGAATTGAAAGGATACAACAGACACAGTAAACTGGTAAttagttgtgttttttaatataaaatatgtgttttcGTCTATTTGGTCATTTGCAAAATGAACATATTCATGAAAAGTTACATtcaacagcatttaaaaaaaaaaaaaaaggtatttgcAGATCTGTGAGTGTttagaaagagtgtgtgtgcctgacgTACTCTGTTTTCGTGCCTTTGTGTGCTTGTGAATACACTTGTTTCACCAATCAGGTCAAGTTTATTTATGTTGCCGTAATCGtcttacattcattcattcacacacggGAGTCTTGTCACATGAAGACGTTTGTTCATTCACCCAGAAACTGTTTCATGACTCATTCATCATGTCTCATTTTCCCCcacattaataatatatattaagtTTAGATTAAATGAATCTACAGTCAGAAAAAATCATATTTCTAAAAGAAGAAGCCTCATTAatcattgttgtgtgtgttttacaacaAAGGGTCCAGTAATCGGCAGCTGGTACAAAGTTTTGGACAGGATGGTGGTTGGAGGAACTAAAAGTGCTGCCATGAAGAAAATGCTGTTCGACCAGGTGAGAGAAACACCTGAAGcaccttcttcttctattacctaaacacagaaacaaagtggAAACAGTAATGCAGCCAAACTGTGTGTCCGAGTTCTGGTTTCTTCTGTTGAGGCTCTGCTCGTTAGTTGTGGGTAACACAGCGGATGAGTCCACACTGTTTCCTCGTATCAGCCTCACAGGCGGCTGTTTGTCGTGCTGACGGGAGGAAACGCTGTCAGACTTGGTCAAAAGTTTGGAACCAAGCGGACTGTAGGGATTTTTATTGGCACACATAATGTAAATAAGATAATACAAAGAGTAAAGGGCTGCACATAacttcttttgttttcagttttatctgataAATACTTTCTTGATTAACTGTTTTCTCTATAAAAAATGGACATTGCAACTTACAATTGTCTAAAGAGACATTTTcatattagttattagttattaacAGTCCAAACCCCAGAGAAAACCCTCACTGCAGAAGCCGGAGCCAGTGaataagcttagtttggcaTTAATGCTTGATAAATGTTTTGGGCTGTCCCAGATGATAGTGGTGAGATAATGTGGTGTACTGTGGGATAACTACCAATCGCTTTAGTGACGGGCTGAGGGACGGgctcaacaaaaacaaatcccaCATTGTGTTTGAATGCACGATGACTAAAGGGTTAAACCCATATTATGCTTCTCAACATGAATATGTCCCCCGGTGCTGAGAAAAGatccatcctctctcctttcctcctgctccatcttccaTTAAAGATGgatgaaaacatgtttgataGATTTTGCTTCCTTCACTaagggatctgttgatcatgtgacctcctgcaggGCAACCGTCCCCGTCAACAAacacctcgctgtccgccatcgTTTCATCCTCACTAATGCCGACTTCCTGTGACATGAAGATGTCTGCAGCGTTCAgtcagaggctgaaaacagctgcagccgtctgctatgagaaaactaatgtgttttttgaacattaaaccatttAAACGCATTTTAGTAAAAGCTCTGAATATAAGTCTGAACCAGAGAATGAGCAGAATTACTAGTAGACAAGAAAAGTCACTCATATATGAGGTcacttttgtgtcttttagaAAAGATTTGAGAGCAAAACTTTCAAAACTGCAGTCAAAATGTAGGTTTGGATGAAAGACATGGACTCAGCTCTGTTTGCCAGCTGATCTGAGTGACGTCTTGGCACCTTCCACTGttgggagaggagggagaggagggagggagggaggattcAGCTCAACAACAAGCAAAACGTTTGGATTCAAAactgttcatgttcatttttagtcacaaatttatttttgcttgcaattaaatgtttttttttttattgaagagTCTCAAACCTGTTCTGCCTGAGAGCATAACAAGACACAAAAGGAACAAAACCAGAGAGCACATAGTGAAAATGCAACATAAAGCTGTAATAGAACAAATATTTAGTGAATATTAAGATCAAATAACATAAATGAGGAAATggacgcaaaaaaaaaaaacagaaattactAATATTTGCTCTCCAAACAATCAGGTGAAACTAATATGATGAAATGCTAAACTGCAGCTTAGTCCCGTCAGCAGCTgtaacctcctcctcctcctcctcctcctcacgcTGCCCTCTGCCGTTGGACTCAGTCAGACCTCAGAGGAACAAGCGCAGGTTAAACTGAAACCACCACAGAACAAGACTTCAGAGCTTTCAATACCGTCCCCTACTGAAATATTTACCGCAGCAAAGGGGTCCGCTCCCTCGCTTGAATAGTTATGTGGTGCCACGCTGTACGCTGCCTCCCTCCGTGTGCGTAATAACCGGAGTGACTTGAAAGATTTAAGGTGATGCAGCTGCAGCGTGCCGTCTGCGTCAGACCTGAATAACAGATGGAAGTCAGAGGCTGTTTTATGTAAGTTTGTCTTCACCGTAAACAACCGAGCGGAGATCAGAGTCTT
Above is a genomic segment from Pempheris klunzingeri isolate RE-2024b chromosome 18, fPemKlu1.hap1, whole genome shotgun sequence containing:
- the mpv17 gene encoding mitochondrial inner membrane protein Mpv17 translates to MAGLWRSYQALMNKYPWTVQIVTAGSLVGVGDVISQQLIERRGLAHHNVRRTAKMMSVGFFFVGPVIGSWYKVLDRMVVGGTKSAAMKKMLFDQLCFAPCFLAAFLGISGALNGLTVKENVAKLERDYTDALISNYYLWPPVQIANFYFIPLHHRLAVVQVVAVGWNSYLTWKANKM